In one Nodosilinea sp. FACHB-141 genomic region, the following are encoded:
- the psbC gene encoding photosystem II reaction center protein CP43, whose amino-acid sequence MVTLSSNSYIAGRDQESTGFAWWSGNARLINLSGKLLGAHVAHSGLIVFWAGAMTLFEVAHFVPDKPLYEQGFILLPHLATLGWGVGPGGEVINTFPYFVVGVLHLISSAVLGLGGIYHALRGPEVLEEYSSFFGYDWKDKNQMTNIIGYHLILLGCGALLLVLKACVFGGVYDTWAPGGGDVRIITNPTLNPAVIFGYLLGSPFGGDGWIVGVNNMEDIIGGHIWVGLICIAGGIWHILTKPFGWARRALIWSGEAYLSYSLGALSLMGFIASCYVWFNNTAYPSEFYGPTNAESSQAQAMTFLVRDMRLGANIGAAQGPTGLGKYLMRSPTGEIIFGGETMRFWDFQGPWLEPLRGPNGLDLDKLTNDIQDWQVRRAAEYMTHAPNASINSVGGVITEINSVNFVNPRQWLSTSHFVLGFFFLIGHLWHAGRARAAEAGFEKGIDRETEPVLAMGDLD is encoded by the coding sequence GTGGTAACGCTCTCTAGCAACTCGTATATTGCTGGGCGCGACCAAGAATCCACCGGCTTTGCCTGGTGGTCTGGTAACGCTCGTTTGATCAACCTATCCGGCAAGCTGTTGGGTGCCCACGTGGCCCACTCCGGTCTGATTGTGTTCTGGGCCGGGGCTATGACCCTGTTTGAAGTAGCCCACTTTGTTCCTGACAAGCCTCTGTATGAGCAGGGCTTTATTCTGCTACCCCACCTGGCCACTTTGGGCTGGGGTGTGGGTCCTGGTGGTGAAGTAATCAACACCTTCCCTTATTTCGTTGTCGGTGTGCTGCACCTGATTTCGTCGGCGGTGCTGGGTCTCGGTGGTATCTATCACGCCCTGCGCGGTCCCGAGGTGCTGGAAGAGTACTCTTCCTTCTTCGGCTACGACTGGAAAGACAAGAACCAGATGACCAACATCATCGGCTACCACCTCATCCTGCTGGGTTGCGGTGCGCTGCTGCTGGTTCTGAAGGCTTGTGTGTTCGGTGGTGTCTACGACACTTGGGCACCGGGCGGTGGCGATGTCCGCATCATCACCAACCCGACCCTAAACCCCGCTGTGATCTTTGGTTACCTATTGGGTTCTCCCTTTGGTGGCGACGGCTGGATTGTCGGCGTCAACAACATGGAAGACATCATCGGCGGCCACATCTGGGTTGGCTTGATCTGCATTGCTGGCGGCATTTGGCACATTCTCACCAAGCCCTTCGGCTGGGCCCGCCGTGCTCTGATCTGGTCTGGTGAAGCCTACCTGTCGTACAGCCTGGGCGCTCTGTCCCTGATGGGCTTTATCGCCTCCTGCTACGTATGGTTCAACAACACTGCTTATCCCTCTGAGTTCTACGGTCCCACCAACGCCGAGTCTTCACAGGCTCAGGCCATGACCTTCCTGGTGCGCGACATGCGCTTGGGTGCCAACATCGGCGCGGCCCAAGGCCCCACTGGTCTGGGTAAGTACCTGATGCGCTCCCCCACGGGTGAGATCATCTTCGGTGGTGAGACCATGCGCTTCTGGGACTTCCAAGGTCCTTGGTTGGAGCCCCTGCGTGGCCCCAACGGCCTCGACCTCGATAAGCTGACCAACGATATCCAAGATTGGCAGGTGCGTCGCGCCGCTGAGTACATGACTCACGCGCCCAACGCCTCCATCAACTCGGTGGGCGGTGTGATCACGGAAATTAACTCCGTGAACTTCGTTAACCCCCGGCAGTGGCTATCGACCTCTCACTTTGTACTGGGCTTCTTCTTCCTGATTGGCCACCTCTGGCATGCTGGTCGCGCTCGCGCGGCTGAGGCAGGCTTCGAGAAGGGTATCGATCGCGAAACTGAACCCGTGCTCGCTATGGGCGACCTCGACTAA
- a CDS encoding DUF6761 family protein produces the protein MLQDAKAVRYYQRITDAFVDQWNRGYRTSELRLYLEGYLAALRHSDALEPYLVHRLEEDTIRYLNDPSNFIVPLPEPEIY, from the coding sequence ATGCTTCAGGATGCCAAAGCTGTTCGGTACTATCAACGGATTACCGATGCCTTCGTCGACCAGTGGAACCGAGGCTATCGCACCAGCGAGCTGCGTCTTTACCTTGAAGGCTACCTAGCCGCCCTCCGTCACTCTGACGCCCTCGAGCCATACCTAGTCCACCGCCTTGAAGAAGACACCATCCGCTATCTCAATGACCCCTCTAATTTTATTGTCCCACTGCCAGAGCCAGAAATTTATTGA
- the hpsP gene encoding hormogonium polysaccharide biosynthesis glycosyltransferase HpsP — protein sequence MRILQIVPSISLIYGGPSQMVRGFAQGLAAAGAEVTILTTNANGDSGQSPLAVPLGVPVQEENYTVRYFACSPWRRYKFSAGLLAWLYQHAHEFDLVHIHALFSPLSTAAATVARDRGLPYVLRPLGTLDPADLQKKKRLKQIYGRLFEAPNIGGAAALHFTSPIEAEVSYRFGASTQDWVIPLGVQPPKALPVDERQQILAQLGIPHNRPLLLYLSRLDPKKGLDLLLPALEQLTAQGVEFHLVLAGGNPQDPAYEQAIGDRLRATSLGDRTALTGFVTGNTKAALLQAADLFVLPSYYENFGIAVAEAMAAGVPVVVSKGVYIWPDITSSGSGWVCDLSVDGVAQALVEALKDSAQRQLRGQRARAYARECYDWDAIAHHTLAAYRSVLPKPLANSKISLPPKPSPR from the coding sequence ATGCGCATCCTCCAAATCGTCCCCTCCATCTCCCTTATCTACGGCGGTCCGAGCCAGATGGTGCGCGGCTTTGCCCAGGGCTTGGCAGCGGCAGGGGCGGAGGTAACCATTCTTACCACTAACGCCAATGGCGATTCAGGTCAGTCACCGCTGGCGGTTCCCTTAGGCGTACCGGTACAGGAAGAGAACTATACGGTGCGTTACTTTGCCTGTTCGCCCTGGCGGCGGTACAAGTTTTCGGCGGGGCTTTTGGCCTGGCTCTACCAGCACGCCCATGAGTTTGACCTGGTCCACATTCACGCGTTGTTTTCGCCCCTAAGCACGGCGGCGGCAACGGTGGCGCGCGATCGCGGCCTGCCCTACGTGCTGCGCCCCCTGGGCACCCTTGACCCGGCAGATTTGCAGAAAAAAAAGCGCCTCAAGCAGATCTACGGACGGCTGTTTGAGGCCCCCAATATTGGTGGGGCGGCGGCGCTGCATTTCACCAGCCCGATCGAGGCAGAAGTCTCCTATCGGTTTGGGGCCAGCACTCAGGATTGGGTGATCCCTCTGGGAGTACAGCCGCCAAAAGCATTACCTGTGGATGAACGTCAGCAAATCTTAGCCCAGCTAGGAATCCCTCATAATCGCCCTCTCCTGCTCTACCTCTCTAGACTAGATCCTAAAAAGGGGCTCGATTTGCTGCTGCCGGCTCTAGAGCAGCTCACGGCTCAGGGCGTAGAGTTTCATCTGGTGCTGGCGGGGGGAAATCCTCAGGATCCTGCCTATGAGCAGGCTATTGGCGATCGCCTGCGGGCTACTTCACTGGGCGATCGCACCGCGCTCACGGGTTTTGTCACCGGCAATACCAAAGCCGCCCTGCTACAAGCTGCCGATCTATTCGTGCTGCCCTCCTACTACGAGAATTTTGGCATTGCCGTAGCGGAAGCCATGGCGGCGGGGGTGCCGGTGGTAGTGTCTAAAGGCGTATACATCTGGCCTGACATTACCAGCAGCGGCAGCGGCTGGGTGTGCGACTTGAGCGTAGACGGTGTAGCCCAAGCCTTAGTTGAGGCGCTGAAAGATTCTGCCCAACGGCAGCTACGGGGGCAGCGAGCTAGAGCCTATGCTAGAGAGTGTTACGACTGGGATGCGATCGCCCATCACACCCTAGCCGCTTACCGTTCTGTTTTGCCCAAGCCCTTAGCCAACTCCAAAATTTCGCTCCCCCCAAAACCGTCGCCTAGATAG
- the hpsO gene encoding hormogonium polysaccharide biosynthesis glycosyltransferase HpsO → MRVLVLSHTYIVDLNREKLRALAQLSPEIEVVVGVPRRWQPGGVQNRLIVSEPLQAGNFRVQPLSNLSQNNQGLLTFGPDLVSLLRRFRPQVIQVEQGAKALAYTQTITLNRLLGLKAKNVLFTWWNLPYQLKFPISALEAYNLRHTHGLVVGNQDGADILRDRGYTAPYQVMPQLGVDETLFRPQPQPELSQALAIASDAFVVGYCGRFVEEKGLLTLCDALATLRDHPQPWVWLLVGRGELRDTIQAKADGLSIGDRLRWVTDIPHDQVPNYINLMHTLVLPSETTNTFKTLTSKGWKEQFGHVLIEAMACAVPVIGSDSGEIPHVIDQSGLVFPEGNAPELANCLRLLLENPEQRQALAEAGHHRAMSRYTNRALAKQLLEFYREIGVEG, encoded by the coding sequence ATGCGTGTGCTCGTGCTCAGCCACACTTATATCGTTGACCTCAACCGCGAAAAGCTGCGCGCCCTAGCCCAGCTTTCCCCAGAGATAGAGGTAGTGGTGGGCGTTCCTCGCCGCTGGCAGCCCGGCGGCGTGCAAAACCGGCTGATTGTGTCTGAACCCCTCCAGGCGGGCAACTTTCGGGTGCAGCCCCTCAGCAATCTCAGCCAAAACAACCAAGGGTTGCTCACCTTTGGCCCCGATCTGGTTAGCTTGCTGCGAAGGTTTCGGCCCCAAGTGATTCAGGTTGAGCAGGGTGCTAAAGCGCTGGCCTACACCCAAACCATCACCCTCAACCGCCTGCTAGGCCTTAAGGCCAAAAACGTCCTTTTTACCTGGTGGAACTTGCCCTACCAGCTCAAATTCCCTATCTCGGCCCTCGAAGCCTACAACCTGCGGCATACCCACGGTCTAGTGGTGGGCAACCAGGACGGGGCCGATATCTTACGCGATCGCGGCTACACGGCCCCCTATCAGGTGATGCCTCAGCTCGGCGTCGACGAAACCCTGTTTCGTCCCCAACCCCAACCAGAGTTGTCCCAGGCCCTCGCCATCGCCAGCGATGCCTTTGTAGTGGGCTACTGTGGTCGCTTCGTCGAAGAAAAGGGATTGCTTACTCTCTGCGACGCCCTGGCGACTCTAAGAGATCATCCTCAGCCCTGGGTGTGGCTGCTAGTGGGTCGGGGAGAGCTGCGGGATACCATTCAGGCCAAGGCTGATGGGTTGAGCATCGGCGATCGCCTCCGCTGGGTGACCGACATTCCCCACGATCAGGTCCCCAATTACATCAACCTCATGCACACCCTAGTGCTGCCCTCCGAAACCACCAATACCTTCAAAACCCTCACCTCCAAAGGCTGGAAAGAACAATTCGGCCACGTGCTGATCGAAGCCATGGCCTGCGCCGTCCCCGTGATTGGTTCCGACTCCGGCGAGATTCCCCACGTCATCGACCAGTCTGGCCTCGTCTTTCCCGAAGGCAATGCCCCTGAACTAGCCAATTGCCTTCGCCTCCTGCTGGAGAATCCCGAACAGCGGCAGGCCTTAGCAGAAGCAGGTCATCACCGCGCCATGAGCCGCTACACGAACCGGGCACTGGCGAAGCAGCTGTTGGAGTTTTACCGGGAGATTGGGGTCGAGGGATGA
- a CDS encoding DUF3253 domain-containing protein, translating into MTVSADLRATLLGLLAQRGPSKTICPSEVARALSHEDWRELMPAVREVGVELAAEGEIVVRQRGQVVDPKTARGPIRYGQAKRAAGDRRDEGIVSQSDG; encoded by the coding sequence ATGACCGTTTCTGCTGACCTGCGCGCCACCTTGCTCGGTTTGCTTGCCCAGCGCGGCCCCAGCAAAACGATCTGCCCCTCTGAAGTCGCCCGCGCCCTCAGTCATGAAGACTGGCGCGAGTTGATGCCTGCTGTCCGTGAGGTCGGGGTTGAGCTAGCCGCCGAGGGGGAAATTGTTGTCCGACAGCGAGGGCAAGTGGTCGATCCCAAAACAGCTAGGGGACCGATTCGCTACGGCCAGGCCAAGCGGGCAGCAGGCGATCGCAGGGATGAGGGCATAGTTTCCCAAAGCGATGGCTAA
- a CDS encoding alpha/beta fold hydrolase, producing MTATVSKQHGFLQTNGLRLHYVRQGQGPLMLFLHGFPEFWYSWRHQLDHFAAKYTCVALDLRGYNDSDKPSDVNAYRLDVLVEDVRGAIAALGYDRAVLVGHDWGGAIAWAFAYAHPELLESLIVMNIPHPAKFAEGLRHPQQLLRSWYIGAFQLPLLPELLLQAGDYWAIEQMLLGMAVDKSTFSDADLRAYKTAAAKPGALTAMVNYYRALSFSGPQWQPWGILEVPTLLIWGEADAALGKELSLGTEDYVRHLRLRYIPHCSHWVQQERPHQVNTLMDEFLALGP from the coding sequence ATGACCGCAACTGTCAGCAAACAGCACGGGTTTCTGCAAACTAATGGCCTGCGCCTGCACTACGTCCGCCAGGGCCAAGGGCCGCTGATGCTGTTTTTGCATGGCTTTCCAGAATTTTGGTACTCCTGGCGGCACCAGCTCGACCATTTTGCGGCCAAATATACCTGCGTCGCCCTGGACCTACGGGGCTACAACGACAGCGACAAGCCCTCAGATGTCAATGCCTATCGCCTGGATGTCTTAGTGGAGGATGTACGGGGGGCGATCGCCGCCTTGGGCTATGACCGCGCGGTACTGGTAGGGCACGACTGGGGAGGCGCGATCGCTTGGGCCTTTGCCTACGCCCACCCCGAACTGCTCGAGTCGCTGATCGTGATGAATATTCCCCACCCAGCCAAGTTTGCCGAAGGGCTACGCCATCCCCAGCAGCTGTTGCGCAGTTGGTATATCGGGGCCTTTCAGCTACCGCTGCTGCCCGAACTACTATTGCAGGCGGGCGACTACTGGGCGATCGAGCAAATGTTGCTGGGCATGGCCGTCGATAAAAGTACCTTTAGCGACGCCGATCTACGAGCCTACAAGACCGCCGCTGCCAAGCCTGGTGCCCTCACCGCCATGGTCAACTACTACCGGGCTTTGAGCTTTAGCGGCCCACAGTGGCAACCCTGGGGCATTCTCGAAGTACCCACCCTGCTGATTTGGGGCGAAGCCGATGCAGCCTTGGGCAAAGAACTTTCCCTTGGCACTGAAGACTACGTGCGCCATCTGCGCCTGCGCTACATTCCCCATTGCAGCCATTGGGTGCAGCAGGAGCGCCCTCACCAGGTCAATACCCTCATGGACGAATTCCTCGCCTTGGGGCCATGA